Proteins co-encoded in one Apteryx mantelli isolate bAptMan1 chromosome 4, bAptMan1.hap1, whole genome shotgun sequence genomic window:
- the LOC136992045 gene encoding olfactory receptor 4S2-like gives MENVSIVKEFILLGLSKNQGVQKIYFVVFLFFYIVVVAGNLLIVVTVVSSQHLNSPMYFFLCHLSIADTCFSSVTAPKMIADFLVEKKTISFGGCMAQLFGFHIFGGAEIFILTMMAYDRYFAICRPLHYTTLMTRRVCGWMVMGSWVGGFVHAMVHTLVTVRLPFCGPNKIDHYFCDVHPLLQLACTDTYVAGITVVADGGMLCLVSFFILVTSYIVILFSLRRQTSEARYKALSTCGSHITVVILFFGPCTFIYIRPSSNLSEDKSVAVFYTVITPMLNPLIYTLRNEEMKSAMRKLWNR, from the coding sequence atggagaatgtaagcattgtgaaggaattcattcttctgggcctttcaaagaaccaaggggtgcagaaaatatattttgtggtgtttttgttcttctatattgttgttgtggcaggaaatctgctcatcgttgtcactgtagttagcagtcaacatctgaactcccccatgtatttctttctctgccacctgtccattgcagatacttgcttctcttctgtcacagctcccaaaatgattgctgacttccttgttgagaagaaaaccatttcctttgggggttgcatggcacagctatttgggtttcatatctttggcggcgctgagatcttcatcctcacaatgatggcctatgatcgctactttgccatatgcagacccctgcactacaccaccctcatgaccaggcgtgtgtgtggctggatggtgatgggttcatgggtggggggctttgtgcatgccATGGTGCACACCCTTGTAACTGTTaggctccctttttgcggccccaacaaaattgaccactacttctgtgatgtccatcccctactacaactggcctgtacagacacctatgttgcgggcatcactgtcgttgccgatggtggaatgctttgtttggtctctttcttcatcctggtcacgtcctacattgtcattttgttttccttgagaaggcaaacgtccgaagcgcggtacaaagccctctccacctgtgggtcccacattactgtggtgattctcttctttgggccatgcacattcatctacatacgcccatccagcaatctctcagaggacaagagcgtggctgtgttttacactgtcatcacacccatgctgaacccactcatctacacactgagaaatgaggagatgaaaagtgccatgagaaaactgtggaataga